A DNA window from Engystomops pustulosus chromosome 6, aEngPut4.maternal, whole genome shotgun sequence contains the following coding sequences:
- the C6H17orf113 gene encoding uncharacterized protein C17orf113 homolog, whose product MDNLNPPLMFDFTMGSGGGMVTPGKKPAGETSNSNKKCKRYFNEHWKEEFTWLEFDYERKLMFCMECRQALVKNKHGKAENAFTVGTDNFQRHALLRHVTSGAHRQALAVNSEQLAMEIQFHQELKSVIKAEMDPSKIAILTTVYTMAKEGISSGKLSSLLELQKFNLCEALLSSEQNEYYHPSSVRQMQEAIVKVLRSEDRKRLKDSPFIGLVFDETMDIAEQRSLVAFTTSISPCDGQLYIAFLGKIQLCSGDAGSVLDQVKDLLNDFHVLPKKVSWLSSDGTSLMADRHSGVGEKLKSLCPLVSQFHSISHRRSLLPAESFTSVEYVRKYESIIDAVYRLYGNKNGDSQSFHELKNILSICGIDLNCARMVHWISILPAIETIDSSWPTLILLLESESAKSPIASGLCMELKKFWFVAFTKVLLDILPIFQKLNQFFQIEDLDISMINPIVTASHATLLAQKSTNGQNFQEFLNELNEHPDEDNESRFYYKGVELVDCTKVQLKDFELIKESCLENVCKSLQDRFPNGVLKVVSSFSVVFNPKSYPSSLDDIGSYGEMELRHLLQYFSHVLVPERASNDFALFKRIVFSLSNLSFRDLCVKLVQSSSEMHELFPDFTVLAAVALVMPLGSVLFDKVSQVKELQKQICHEERTSGDLSDVLKIALDGPVLNELDFSRAIHYFENTREPESLVSEGRWETQDE is encoded by the exons ATGGACAACCTCAATCCTCCCTTAATGTTTGATTTCACCATGGGCAGTGGCGGTGGCATGGTGACCCCTGGAAAAAAGCCAGCAGGGGAGACTTCAAACTCTAATAAGAAATGTAAGAGGTATTTCAACGAGCACTGGAAGGAAGAGTTCACGTGGCTGGAGTTTGATTATGAGCGAAAGCTGATGTTTTGTATGGAGTGTCGGCAGGCTCTTGTCAAGAACAAGCATGGCAAAGCTGAGAACGCCTTCACTGTGGGGACTGACAATTTTCAGAGACATGCACTTTTGCGTCATGTGACGTCGGGTGCCCATAGGCAGGCGCTGGCTGTGAATAGTGAGCAGCTAGCCATGGAAATACAGTTTCACCAAGAGTTAAAGTCTGTCATCAAAGCTGAGATGGATCCATCTAAGATAGCTATTCTGACCACTGTCTACACCATGGCCAAGGAGGGCATCTCAAGTGGTAAACTTTCATCTCTGCTGGAGCTGCAGAAATTTAATCTATGTGAAGCTCTCTTGTCTTCCGAGCAAAATGAATATTACCATCCAAGCAGTGTAAGACAAATGCAG GAAGCCATTGTTAAAGTACTACGCAGTGAAGATCGAAAGAGATTGAAAGATTCTCCATTTATTGGGCTTGTGTTTGATGAGACCATGGATATTGCAGAACAACGAAGTCTTGTTGCGTTCACTACATCCATTTCACCATGTGATGGACAACTCTACATTGCATTTCTGGGCAAGATTCAGTTATGTTCCGGAGATGCCGGCTCAGTTTTAGACCAAGTAAAAGACCTACTGAATGACTTCCATGTTCTACCTAAGAAGGTATCTTGGCTCAGTTCTGATGGAACATCGCTTATGGCAGATAGGCATAGTGGTGTTGGCGAAAAGCTCAAGTCTCTTTGTCCACTTGTATCACAGTTTCACAGTATATCACACAGAAGGTCTTTGCTTCCAGCTGAAAGTTTTACCAGCGTTGAATATGTGCGAAAATATGAAAGTAttatagatgctgtatatagactgtatgGCAATAAAAATGGGGACAGTCAAAGCTTCCATGAGTTGAAAAACATTCTCAGCATCTGTGGTATTGACTTGAATTGTGCAAGAATGGTTCATTGGATATCCATCTTGCCAGCTATTGAAACTATTGACTCTTCTTGGCCGACTCTTATTCTTTTACTGGAGAGTGAATCTGCCAAGTCTCCTATAGCCAGTGGACTGTGTATGGAGTTGAAAAAGTTCTGGTTTGTTGCTTTTACCAAGGTTTTACTTGATATTCTTCCCATCTTCCAAAAACTTAACCAGTTCTTCCAGATTGAGGATCTTGATATATCCATGATAAATCCAATAGTCACGGCATCACATGCCACTCTGCTGGCCCAAAAATCTACCAATGGACAGAACTTTCAAGAGTTCCTTAATGAGCTGAATGAACATCCAGATGAGGACAATGAGAGCCGGTTCTACTATAAAGGAGTAGAACTGGTTGACTGCACCAAAGTCCAATTAAAAGACTTTGAGCTTATTAAAGAATCCTGTCTTGAAAATGTGTGCAAAAGTTTACAGGACCGATTTCCTAATGGTGTACTTAAAGTAGTCAGCTCTTTTTCAGTTGTCTTCAATCCAAAGAGTTACCCTTCCTCCTTGGATGATATTGGTTCTTATGGTGAAATGGAACTACGGCACCTCCTACAGTATTTCTCTCATGTCTTAGTTCCAGAGAGAGCATCAAATGACTTTGCCCTCTTCAAACGTATTGTTTTCAGCCTTAGCAATTTGAGTTTTCGTGATCTTTGTGTCAAGCTGGTTCAATCCAGCTCGGAGATGCACGAGCTTTTTCCAGACTTTACTGTCTTAGCTGCTGTTGCTTTAGTCATGCCACTTGGATCTGTACTTTTTGACAAAGTAAGTCAGGT